The following proteins come from a genomic window of Bacteroidota bacterium:
- a CDS encoding cytochrome d ubiquinol oxidase subunit II: MFEHLSYFGLQQYWWFIISLLASFLVFLMFVQGGQTLIYTVGKNDMERKMIVNALGRKWEFTFTTLVTFGGAFFASFPLFYSTSFGGAFWVWMIILFCFVIQAVAYEFRSKPGNILKRRTYDFFLFINGAAGTILIGTAVGTFFTGAMFSRNIYNFTQWETPWRGLEAVTNIQNLVLGLTIFFLARTLAILYFMNAIADKNIFIKGKKQLLYNAIPFVVLFLFFTIRLMFINGYAYDPDTMAVFTAPHKYFTNFIEMPWVLILFLAGVILVMYGIVLSIFRDSTKGIWFTGPGTILAVFALFIIAGFNNTCYYPSTFDLQSSLNIINSSSSKYTLTVMSYVSLLVPFVMAYIVWAWKSVNNRKIDEKEINEGTHTY; encoded by the coding sequence ATGTTTGAACATTTATCATATTTCGGATTACAACAATATTGGTGGTTTATAATCTCCCTGCTGGCGTCGTTCCTTGTGTTTCTCATGTTCGTCCAGGGCGGGCAAACGCTTATCTATACGGTTGGTAAAAACGATATGGAACGAAAGATGATTGTCAACGCACTGGGACGAAAATGGGAATTTACTTTCACCACGCTGGTAACCTTCGGGGGGGCCTTTTTTGCCTCTTTTCCATTGTTCTATTCAACAAGCTTCGGAGGAGCATTCTGGGTATGGATGATCATCCTCTTCTGCTTTGTCATTCAAGCAGTTGCCTATGAATTCCGGTCCAAGCCCGGCAACATCCTCAAACGACGGACTTACGACTTTTTCCTTTTTATCAACGGTGCCGCAGGAACCATATTAATAGGAACCGCAGTAGGTACATTCTTTACAGGCGCAATGTTTTCGCGAAACATATACAATTTCACTCAGTGGGAAACGCCATGGCGTGGACTGGAAGCAGTGACAAATATTCAAAACCTGGTGTTGGGCCTGACTATTTTCTTCCTGGCAAGAACATTGGCTATCCTTTACTTTATGAATGCTATCGCTGATAAGAACATTTTCATTAAAGGGAAAAAACAGCTCCTGTACAATGCTATTCCATTTGTCGTACTTTTCCTTTTCTTCACCATAAGGTTAATGTTTATAAATGGTTATGCCTACGATCCGGATACGATGGCAGTGTTCACGGCCCCACATAAATACTTTACAAACTTTATCGAAATGCCCTGGGTGCTGATTCTTTTCCTGGCAGGTGTCATTCTTGTCATGTATGGTATCGTTCTGTCCATTTTCAGGGATTCAACCAAAGGGATCTGGTTTACAGGACCAGGAACCATACTGGCTGTTTTCGCACTATTCATCATTGCAGGATTTAATAATACGTGTTATTATCCGTCTACGTTTGATTTACAGAGTTCGCTGAACATTATCAACAGCTCATCCAGCAAATATACCCTCACAGTGATGAGTTATGTATCCTTACTTGTACCCTTTGTTATGGCATATATTGTATGGGCATGGAAATCGGTTAACAACAGAAAAATCGATGAAAAAGAGATAAATGAAGGGACACATACGTATTAA